The proteins below are encoded in one region of Rhizobium sp. 9140:
- the xth gene encoding exodeoxyribonuclease III, translating into MKIATWNINGVRARIDALLAWLQESRPDIACLQEIKTVDEGFPRAEIEALGYHVFTHGQKGFNGVALLTRIKPDEINNGLAGDDEDVQSRFIEGVFSVEGGVIRVCSLYLPNGNPPETEKYTYKLGWMARLQAFAASRLALEEPLILAGDYNVIAEPHDCWDPRVWENDALFLPRTRAAFRRLEQLGLTDAVRATTDAASHYSFWDYQAGAWPKNHGIRIDHLMLSPEATDKLISTDIEKHVRAWEKPSDHVPVIAHFDFTPIDVVAA; encoded by the coding sequence ATGAAGATCGCGACCTGGAACATCAATGGCGTCAGGGCTCGCATCGACGCTCTCCTTGCCTGGCTGCAGGAATCGCGACCCGACATCGCTTGCCTGCAGGAGATCAAGACGGTCGATGAGGGCTTTCCCCGGGCCGAGATCGAGGCGCTCGGCTATCATGTCTTCACCCACGGCCAGAAGGGCTTCAACGGCGTCGCGCTGCTGACGCGCATCAAGCCGGACGAAATCAACAACGGCCTTGCCGGCGATGACGAGGATGTGCAGTCGCGCTTCATCGAAGGTGTCTTTTCCGTCGAAGGCGGGGTTATCCGGGTCTGCTCGCTCTATCTGCCGAACGGCAACCCGCCGGAAACGGAGAAATACACCTACAAGCTCGGCTGGATGGCGCGATTGCAGGCCTTCGCCGCATCACGGTTGGCGCTGGAAGAGCCGCTGATCCTTGCCGGCGACTACAATGTGATCGCGGAGCCGCATGACTGCTGGGACCCGCGCGTCTGGGAGAACGACGCCCTCTTCCTGCCGCGCACGCGGGCCGCCTTTCGCCGACTGGAACAGTTGGGCCTCACCGACGCCGTGCGTGCCACGACCGATGCGGCCTCACACTATTCCTTCTGGGATTATCAGGCAGGCGCCTGGCCCAAGAACCACGGCATTCGCATCGACCATCTGATGCTGTCGCCGGAGGCGACCGACAAGCTCATCTCCACCGATATCGAGAAGCATGTCCGCGCTTGGGAAAAGCCGTCCGACCACGTGCCGGTTATAGCACATTTCGACTTCACACCGATCGACGTCGTTGCTGCCTGA
- a CDS encoding phospholipase D-like domain-containing protein: MIQTLATYWPHILAVLSVVIGVPAAIHATMTKDEVRAALGWVGVIVLSPVLGAIIYAVAGINRIRRSSIGLQRSLVKDRTADVLRRFDVNDALVAERFGQRFCSMKVLGDKVSRHHMSAGNRIAMLEGGDIAYARMLEAIAGATRSILLETYIFDRDPIGLRFADALIAAGERGVEVRVLIDAVGARYSVPSIVGHLRKGGVTTRTFNGNIVMGLRLPYANLRTHRKILVVDGSVAYTGGMNIRAGFTSEFAAGEEAHDTHFEVRGPVVADLLHVACEDWQFAVGEVLEGDIWGVDPPPDSERKSPMILRAIPTGPDRANEANHKMLMGAISVARKSIRIMSPYFLPDRELVSALVTAALRGVEVDIIVPAVNNLTLVDRAMTAQFDQVLKGGCRVWRAQGTFNHSKLLTIDGRWSYIGSSNIDPRSLRLNFEIDLEVLDTTFAADLERRFEVVRGASADVTLAALRARPFVTRLLDRVFWLGSPYL, encoded by the coding sequence ATGATCCAGACGCTTGCCACCTACTGGCCGCACATTCTTGCCGTTCTCTCGGTGGTCATCGGCGTTCCCGCTGCCATCCATGCCACCATGACCAAGGATGAGGTGCGGGCGGCGCTCGGCTGGGTCGGCGTCATCGTTCTCTCTCCGGTCCTCGGCGCCATCATCTATGCCGTCGCCGGTATCAACCGCATCCGGCGCAGCTCCATCGGCCTGCAGCGCTCGCTCGTCAAGGATCGGACGGCCGACGTGTTGCGGCGTTTCGATGTCAACGATGCGCTCGTTGCCGAACGCTTCGGCCAGCGCTTCTGCTCGATGAAGGTTCTCGGCGACAAGGTCAGCCGTCACCATATGTCGGCCGGGAACAGGATCGCCATGCTGGAAGGGGGCGATATCGCCTACGCCCGCATGCTGGAGGCGATCGCCGGCGCCACGCGCTCCATCCTGCTGGAGACCTACATTTTCGACCGGGACCCGATCGGCCTGCGCTTTGCCGATGCGCTCATTGCGGCCGGCGAGCGTGGCGTTGAGGTACGGGTGCTGATCGACGCGGTCGGTGCGCGCTACTCCGTGCCGAGCATTGTCGGCCATCTGCGCAAGGGCGGCGTGACCACCCGAACCTTCAACGGCAATATCGTCATGGGGTTGCGTCTGCCCTATGCGAACCTCCGCACACACCGGAAGATCCTCGTGGTCGATGGCAGTGTCGCCTACACCGGCGGTATGAACATCCGCGCCGGCTTCACATCGGAATTCGCCGCGGGAGAAGAGGCGCATGACACGCATTTCGAGGTGCGGGGTCCCGTGGTCGCCGATCTGCTGCATGTCGCCTGCGAGGACTGGCAGTTCGCCGTTGGCGAGGTGCTGGAAGGCGACATCTGGGGAGTCGATCCGCCGCCGGACAGCGAGCGCAAGTCGCCGATGATCCTGCGCGCCATACCCACGGGGCCGGACCGCGCCAACGAGGCCAATCACAAGATGCTGATGGGGGCGATCTCGGTCGCCCGCAAAAGTATCCGGATCATGTCGCCCTACTTCCTGCCGGATCGGGAACTGGTGAGTGCCTTGGTGACGGCGGCACTGCGTGGCGTCGAGGTCGACATCATCGTGCCCGCCGTCAACAACCTGACGCTCGTCGATCGGGCGATGACCGCGCAGTTCGATCAGGTTCTGAAAGGCGGATGCCGGGTCTGGCGGGCGCAGGGCACCTTCAACCATTCCAAGCTGCTGACCATCGACGGTCGCTGGTCCTATATCGGCTCCTCGAACATCGATCCAAGATCGCTGCGGCTCAATTTCGAGATCGACCTCGAAGTGCTCGATACGACGTTCGCTGCCGATCTCGAGCGCCGTTTCGAAGTCGTGCGCGGCGCATCGGCGGATGTGACTCTGGCCGCGCTTCGCGCCCGGCCATTCGTGACACGACTTCTCGACCGCGTCTTCTGGCTGGGGTCGCCATACTTGTAA
- a CDS encoding deoxyguanosinetriphosphate triphosphohydrolase, whose protein sequence is MALDKDALGFGTGQRAIFASDPWTNRGRLYPEGTSTTRSDFQRDRDRIVHTTAFRRLKHKTQVFIAADGDHYRTRLTHTIEVAQIARALARAMRLDEDLAEGVALVHDFGHTPFGHTGEDALQEVLSTHGGFDHNAQSLRIVTKLERRYAEFDGLNLTWESLEGLVKHNGPLTGPAADPRHPVVPQPILDYCALHDLELGTFASLEAQVAAIADDIAYNTHDIDDGLRSGYLTFDMLEEIPFLASLMQEVRAKYPGLEAARFTHEIMRRQITAMVEDVIGIAQGNLRDIRPESATDIRMAGRVIATFSPEMAETDRQIKRMLMTRIYRHADVMRVRENAARIVVDLYHAFMAEPREMQTHYWIDQIAGLAEPAKARHVADYIAGMTDTYAISTHRRLFDHTPDLR, encoded by the coding sequence ATGGCTTTGGACAAGGATGCACTGGGTTTCGGCACCGGACAGCGGGCGATTTTCGCGTCCGATCCCTGGACGAACAGGGGGCGCCTCTACCCCGAGGGCACCAGCACGACCCGCTCCGATTTCCAGCGTGACCGCGATCGCATCGTCCATACCACGGCCTTCCGCCGGCTGAAGCATAAAACACAGGTTTTCATCGCTGCAGATGGCGATCACTATCGCACCCGGCTGACCCACACGATCGAGGTCGCGCAGATCGCGCGGGCGCTCGCACGCGCGATGCGCCTTGACGAGGATCTGGCGGAGGGTGTCGCGCTCGTCCACGATTTCGGCCATACCCCTTTCGGTCACACGGGCGAGGATGCCCTTCAGGAGGTGCTCTCGACGCATGGTGGGTTCGATCACAACGCCCAGTCGCTTCGCATCGTCACCAAGCTGGAGCGGCGCTACGCCGAGTTCGACGGGCTGAATCTCACATGGGAGAGCCTGGAGGGGCTGGTCAAGCACAACGGACCTCTAACGGGGCCGGCGGCCGACCCGCGCCATCCCGTCGTGCCGCAGCCGATCCTCGATTATTGCGCTTTGCACGATCTGGAGCTTGGCACGTTCGCCAGCCTTGAGGCACAGGTGGCGGCCATCGCCGACGATATCGCCTACAACACGCATGACATCGATGATGGCCTGCGCTCGGGTTACCTGACCTTCGACATGCTGGAAGAGATCCCGTTTCTCGCCAGCCTCATGCAGGAAGTCCGGGCGAAATATCCGGGTCTGGAGGCGGCCCGCTTCACCCACGAGATCATGCGCCGGCAGATCACCGCGATGGTCGAAGATGTCATCGGGATCGCGCAAGGCAACCTGCGCGACATCCGCCCGGAAAGTGCCACCGATATCCGCATGGCCGGACGCGTCATTGCCACCTTTTCTCCCGAGATGGCGGAGACCGACCGGCAGATCAAGCGCATGCTGATGACCCGCATCTATCGGCACGCCGACGTCATGCGGGTGCGCGAGAACGCCGCGAGGATCGTCGTCGATCTTTACCATGCGTTCATGGCCGAGCCGCGCGAGATGCAGACGCACTACTGGATCGATCAAATCGCCGGGCTCGCGGAGCCGGCAAAGGCCCGTCACGTCGCCGATTACATCGCCGGAATGACCGATACATACGCGATTTCCACGCATCGGCGTTTGTTTGACCACACCCCGGATTTGCGCTAG
- the argS gene encoding arginine--tRNA ligase, which translates to MNIYTDLETRVKNVLEAVDAVKEKRSEVDFQRVAVETPRDPSHGDVATNAAMVLAKPLGTNPRALAETIAAALREDADIAEVSVAGPGFINIRLSVGYWQKLLAAIVTAGDTYGRSQVGAGRRINVEYVSANPTGPMHVGHCRGAVVGDTLANLLGFAGWDVTKEYYINDAGSQIDVLAKSAMLRYRESLGETIGEIPAGLYPGDYLVPVGQALADEFGSSLLGMPEDAWMPLVKERTIAAMMAMIREDLAALNVHHDVFFSERTLHADGAQRIRSAINDLTFKGHVYKGSLPPPKGQVPEDWEDREQTLFRSTDVGDDIDRPLIKSDGSYTYFAADVAYFKDKFDRSFDEMIYVLGADHGGYVKRLEALARAVSGGSVKLTVLLCQLVKLYRNGEPVKMSKRSGDFVTLRDVVDEVGRDSVRFMMIYRKNSEPLDFDFAKVTEQSKDNPVFYVQYAHARCRSIFRQAAEAFPDLDLDAIDYTHALGTHIADPNELQLVAKLAEYPRVIESAALAQEPHRIAFYLYDLASAFHGHWNKGKDFPGLRFINDKSRELSLARLGLVHAVASVLRSGLGITGTDAPNEMR; encoded by the coding sequence ATGAACATTTACACCGACCTCGAAACCAGAGTGAAGAACGTCCTTGAAGCCGTTGATGCGGTGAAGGAAAAGCGCTCAGAGGTCGATTTCCAGCGTGTTGCTGTCGAGACTCCGCGCGACCCGAGCCATGGTGACGTCGCGACCAATGCCGCCATGGTGCTGGCAAAGCCGCTGGGTACCAATCCGCGCGCGCTTGCCGAAACCATTGCCGCAGCGCTCCGGGAAGATGCCGATATCGCCGAGGTCTCCGTCGCTGGCCCGGGCTTCATCAACATCCGCTTGTCGGTCGGCTACTGGCAGAAGCTTCTGGCGGCGATCGTCACCGCCGGCGACACCTATGGCCGGAGCCAGGTCGGCGCCGGACGCAGGATCAATGTCGAGTACGTCTCGGCCAATCCGACCGGTCCCATGCATGTCGGCCACTGCCGGGGCGCCGTGGTGGGCGACACGCTGGCCAACCTGCTCGGCTTTGCCGGCTGGGACGTAACCAAGGAATATTACATCAACGACGCGGGTTCGCAGATCGACGTCCTCGCCAAGTCCGCCATGCTGCGGTATCGCGAATCGCTGGGCGAAACGATCGGGGAGATCCCGGCAGGTCTCTATCCCGGCGATTATCTCGTGCCGGTCGGGCAGGCGCTCGCGGACGAGTTCGGTTCGAGCCTGCTCGGCATGCCCGAAGACGCCTGGATGCCGCTCGTCAAGGAGCGCACCATCGCGGCGATGATGGCGATGATCCGTGAGGATCTGGCCGCACTCAACGTCCATCACGACGTCTTCTTCTCGGAGCGTACGCTGCATGCCGACGGCGCCCAGCGCATCCGCTCCGCCATCAACGATCTGACGTTCAAGGGTCACGTCTACAAAGGAAGCCTGCCGCCGCCGAAGGGGCAGGTGCCGGAAGACTGGGAGGATCGCGAGCAGACCCTCTTCCGCTCGACGGATGTCGGCGACGATATCGATCGCCCGCTCATCAAGTCCGACGGCTCCTACACCTACTTTGCAGCCGACGTCGCCTACTTCAAGGACAAGTTCGACCGCTCTTTCGACGAGATGATCTACGTGCTGGGCGCGGACCACGGCGGCTACGTCAAGCGGCTGGAAGCGCTGGCGCGTGCGGTCTCCGGCGGCTCGGTCAAACTCACCGTGCTCCTCTGCCAGCTCGTCAAGCTGTACCGTAACGGCGAGCCGGTGAAGATGTCGAAGCGATCCGGCGATTTCGTCACGCTGCGCGATGTCGTGGACGAGGTCGGCCGGGATTCTGTGCGCTTCATGATGATCTACCGGAAAAATTCCGAGCCGCTCGATTTCGATTTCGCCAAGGTCACCGAACAGTCGAAGGACAACCCGGTCTTCTACGTTCAATATGCCCACGCGCGCTGCCGCTCGATCTTCCGGCAGGCTGCGGAAGCGTTTCCGGATCTCGATCTCGATGCCATCGACTACACACATGCTTTGGGAACGCATATCGCGGATCCCAACGAGTTGCAGCTGGTCGCGAAGCTGGCAGAATACCCTAGGGTAATCGAGTCGGCAGCGCTGGCTCAAGAGCCGCATCGCATCGCATTTTACCTCTATGATCTGGCCAGCGCGTTCCACGGGCATTGGAACAAGGGCAAAGATTTTCCGGGCTTACGCTTTATTAACGATAAAAGTAGAGAATTGAGCCTTGCCAGACTAGGACTGGTGCATGCGGTTGCCTCCGTTTTGAGGTCCGGCCTTGGTATTACAGGGACGGACGCCCCGAACGAGATGCGGTAG
- the erpA gene encoding iron-sulfur cluster insertion protein ErpA, producing the protein MTETTVTLSDSAAKRIGTILKGDRHKHAMRVSVEGGGCSGFSYKFDLVDDGSDDDLVLEKGEAKVLIDSLSLVYMEGSEIDFVDNLLGQSFQIRNPNAVASCGCGTSFSI; encoded by the coding sequence ATGACCGAGACCACCGTTACTCTCTCCGATTCCGCCGCAAAGCGCATCGGCACGATTCTCAAAGGCGATAGGCATAAGCACGCGATGCGTGTTTCCGTCGAGGGCGGCGGCTGCTCCGGATTCTCCTACAAGTTCGATCTTGTCGATGATGGCTCGGACGACGATCTCGTTCTGGAAAAGGGCGAGGCGAAAGTGCTGATCGATAGCCTATCGCTCGTCTATATGGAGGGGTCCGAGATCGACTTCGTCGACAACCTGCTCGGCCAGTCCTTCCAGATTCGCAATCCGAACGCGGTTGCGAGTTGCGGCTGCGGGACCAGCTTCTCTATCTGA
- the exoR gene encoding exopolysaccharide production regulator ExoR has product MLRECRSLTFVVLSLAAALGASCGAVRAFDPNAGVTKESGPFALFKFGFSAYKNGRKDEAVEAYRYAAEKGHTASRWALANMYADGDGVTENDLEAFKIYSEIAENGVEPGSQDTGYFVNALISLAGYYRRGIPDTPVSANLSQARQLYFQAASTFGVAEAQFQLAKMLLSGDGGSVNVQQAKKWLNRARKKGHAGAMGVFGNVIFQEGQTVRGLAYMTAALDQCSPKDRQWLQPMQEQAFSLATESDRRVAINMSHAIRPGEAD; this is encoded by the coding sequence ATGCTACGCGAATGCAGGTCGTTGACGTTTGTGGTATTGAGTTTGGCGGCAGCGCTTGGGGCGTCTTGCGGTGCGGTTCGCGCCTTTGACCCCAACGCCGGCGTCACGAAGGAATCCGGCCCGTTCGCACTCTTCAAATTCGGCTTCTCCGCCTACAAGAACGGTCGCAAGGATGAGGCCGTCGAGGCTTATCGCTACGCCGCCGAAAAGGGCCATACGGCGTCCCGCTGGGCTCTGGCCAACATGTATGCCGATGGTGACGGCGTCACCGAAAACGATCTCGAAGCCTTCAAGATCTACAGCGAGATCGCCGAGAATGGCGTTGAGCCGGGTTCGCAGGATACGGGCTATTTCGTCAACGCGCTGATCTCTCTCGCCGGCTATTACCGCCGCGGCATTCCCGATACACCCGTTTCCGCCAACCTCAGCCAGGCGCGTCAGCTCTACTTCCAGGCCGCCTCGACCTTCGGTGTCGCGGAAGCCCAGTTCCAGCTGGCCAAGATGCTGCTGTCCGGCGATGGCGGCAGCGTCAATGTCCAGCAGGCAAAGAAATGGCTGAACCGCGCCCGCAAGAAGGGCCATGCCGGCGCTATGGGCGTCTTCGGCAACGTCATTTTCCAGGAAGGCCAAACCGTTCGCGGCCTCGCTTACATGACGGCAGCGCTCGACCAGTGCTCGCCGAAGGACCGTCAGTGGCTGCAGCCGATGCAGGAGCAGGCCTTCTCGCTCGCCACCGAGTCCGATCGCCGCGTCGCAATCAACATGTCCCACGCGATCCGCCCGGGCGAAGCGGACTGA